A genomic stretch from Saccharomyces paradoxus chromosome XVI, complete sequence includes:
- a CDS encoding glyoxylate reductase (Glyoxylate reductase~similar to YPL113C), with translation MITSIDTVDVTYSVKPRILVPYKTQWEVASHLPEYRKMAERVEFYKYEMTTKDDFVAFLKTHRINGFWITEEFFSVLGNPSNYIEFFPSSLKAILVPWVGCDFIDGKLLRTKGIILCNIGPHAADHVTELTIFLAISCFRMTSFWEYCFKYVENGNVEQCKKYISSESYRIVTDRFHGQEMKFPFRTDSRASEKDGKVVDLTDKYTVGGKFMESPMNKKVLILGFGSIGQTIGANLQKVFNMSIEYYKRSGPVQKNLLGYSAKYHSDLDDPNTWKNADLIILALPGTASTNDIINRESLAWCKDGVRIVNVGRGTCIDEDALLDALESGKVASCGLDVFKNEETGVKQELLRRWDVTALPHIGSTVADMIIKQTLITLVNVRDIFVEGGEGKYVLN, from the coding sequence ATGATTACTTCAATTGACACCGTGGATGTAACTTACTCTGTCAAACCAAGGATTTTGGTGCCTTATAAAACCCAATGGGAAGTTGCCAGTCATCTTCCAGAATATCGCAAAATGGCTGAAAGGGTAGAATTTTACAAATACGAGATGACCACAAAGGATGATTTTGTtgcttttttgaaaactcaTAGAATAAACGGCTTTTGGATCACCGAGGAATTTTTCAGTGTATTAGGAAATCCTTCCAATTATATTGAGTTCTTCCCCTCATCTTTGAAAGCTATCCTTGTACCATGGGTCGGATGCGACTTTATTGATGGTAAGTTGCTGAGAACCAAAGGCATCATTTTATGTAACATTGGGCCACACGCTGCTGACCACGTCACAGAATTGACTATTTTCCTAGCGATTAGCTGCTTTAGAATGACTTCATTTTGGGAATATTGCTTCAAATATGTGGAAAATGGTAATGTTGAACAGTGTAAGAAATATATTTCTAGTGAGTCATATAGAATTGTTACGGATAGATTCCATGGTCaggaaatgaaatttcCCTTTAGAACCGACAGCCGTGCGTCTGAAAAAGATGGGAAAGTGGTAGATTTGACAGATAAATACACTGTTGGTGGGAAATTCATGGAATCTCCAATGAATAAGAAAGTTTTAATCCTGGGGTTTGGCTCGATCGGCCAAACCATAGGGGCCAACTTGCAGAAAGTGTTTAACATGAGCATCGAATACTACAAAAGATCAGGCCCCGTCCAAAAGAATTTACTGGGTTATAGCGCCAAATACCATTCTGACCTGGATGATCCAAATACTTGGAAGAATGCCGATTTGATCATTTTGGCCCTGCCTGGGACGGCATCTACAAACGATATTATCAATCGTGAAAGTTTGGCCTGGTGTAAAGATGGTGTCAGGATAGTTAACGTGGGAAGAGGCACGTGTATAGATGAAGATGCGCTATTAGACGCTCTTGAATCTGGAAAGGTGGCAAGCTGCGGTCTTGATGTGTTTAAGAACGAGGAAACAGGTGTTAAACAAGAGTTACTTCGTAGATGGGATGTCACAGCTCTGCCACATATTGGCAGCACAGTAGCTGACATGATCATAAAGCAGACACTCATCACCCTCGTGAACGTGCGGGACATATTTGTCGAGGGAGGTGAAGGTAAATATGTGCTCAACTAA
- the HOS3 gene encoding histone deacetylase (Trichostatin A-insensitive homodimeric histone deacetylase (HDAC)~similar to YPL116W) — translation MSSKQSDPLERFYKQFQAFVQNNPNVISAARAAAQIPESAKAVVVLSPYSLQHVFPRDWVTKSYKKTIVERPERLLASSMGISAAITMYPSLFTLKSSHQRKGSLMAPHVFKVHGSSWPAELIELCQTADAKLLKGEIEVPDTWNSGDIYLSSKTIKALQGTIGAIETGVDSIFKGPSAEHISNRAFVAIRPPGHHCHYATPSGFCLLNNAHVAIEYAYDTYNVTHIVVLDFDLHHGDGTQDICWKRAGFKPEEEPENSSYDDFGKKFAEFPKVGYFSMHDINSFPTESGFATKENIKNASTCIMNSHDLNIWNIHLSKWTTEEEFNVLYRTKYRTLFAKADEFFRSAKLEMNQQGKPFKGLVVISAGFDASEFEQTSMQRHSVNVPTSFYTTFTKDALKLAQMHCHGKVLSLMEGGYSDKAICSGVFAHLIGLQNQDWVKEWGSEQVVKEIVRGCKPAWKPYKTRRAKDVIRIWAEEVIRLGRAMIPEFDDIIFKDALSAAPSDSLLKATVGPASASTIAQRIIRSHRSNASPEEESHENKPRSMEKQEQKEVRGEAKVKQLSSNNRAAETQIPFLQQEFSSEDEDEEYVYDEELNKTFNRTVEDITIDDISRHLETLEIEKKGDDEPDQELKEKNWKNSHQRRLQSNGMYKIPSNTKPHRIRQPQNANAPTYDDSDISMISHVSRKHTTRSGGRW, via the coding sequence ATGTCTTCCAAACAATCAGACCCATTGGAAAGATTCTACAAGCAATTTCAGGCCTTTGTTCAAAATAACCCTAATGTAATATCGGCAGCTCGAGCGGCCGCACAAATACCAGAGTCTGCAAAGGCAGTTGTTGTATTATCTCCTTATTCTTTACAGCATGTGTTTCCGAGGGACTGGGTAACGAAATCGTACAAGAAAACCATTGTCGAACGACCAGAAAGATTATTAGCAAGTTCGATGGGTATATCAGCTGCGATTACTATGTATCCATCCCTTTTCACCCTGAAATCTTCgcatcaaagaaaaggttCATTGATGGCGCCTCATGTGTTCAAAGTTCATGGTAGTAGCTGGCCGGCTGAGTTAATTGAGCTTTGTCAAACGGCAGATGCTAAACTGCTAAAGGGCGAAATCGAAGTCCCAGACACGTGGAACTCAGGTGATATCTACTTGAGCTCAAAAACAATCAAAGCTTTGCAGGGAACGATTGGGGCCATTGAAACTGGTGTTGATTCGATTTTCAAAGGCCCATCTGCAGAACATATTAGTAACAGAGCTTTTGTGGCTATACGGCCTCCTGGTCATCATTGCCACTATGCCACACCATCCGGCTTCTGTCTGTTAAACAATGCGCATGTAGCCATAGAATATGCGTATGACACTTACAACGTCACGCATATCGTCGTACTTGATTTTGATCTACACCATGGTGATGGAACTCAAGATATTTGCTGGAAGCGTGCCGGTTTTAAACCTGAAGAGGAGCCTGAAAATTCATCTTATGATGATTTTGGTAAGAAGTTCGCCGAATTTCCCAAGGTCGGCTATTTTTCCATGCATGACATAAATTCATTTCCAACAGAGTCAGGATTTGCtacaaaggaaaacatcaaaaacGCATCTACTTGTATCATGAACTCTCATGACCTAAACATCTGGAATATTCACTTATCCAAATGGacaacagaagaagaattcaaTGTATTATACAGAACAAAATATAGAACTTTATTTGCTAAAGCAGATGAATTCTTCAGGAGCGCAAAACTAGAAATGAATCAACAGGGGAAACCATTCAAAGGTTTGGTAGTTATAAGTGCGGGTTTCGATGCATCAGAATTTGAACAAACTTCAATGCAAAGGCATAGTGTCAATGTTCCTACAAGTTTCTACACAACATTTACCAAAGATGCATTGAAATTAGCACAAATGCACTGTCATGGTAAGGTTTTGTCCTTAATGGAGGGTGGCTATTCTGATAAAGCCATATGTTCTGGTGTCTTCGCGCATCTGATCGGTTTGCAAAACCAGGATTGGGTCAAAGAATGGGGGTCCGAACAAGTCGTTAAAGAGATTGTTCGTGGTTGTAAACCAGCTTGGAAACCCTACAAGACAAGAAGAGCAAAGGATGTCATAAGAATATGGGCTGAAGAAGTCATCAGGCTGGGACGAGCAATGATACCGGAATTCGATGATATAATCTTCAAAGACGCACTAAGCGCCGCCCCATCAGATTCCTTACTAAAGGCTACTGTCGGACCAGCATCGGCGTCGACGATTGCTCAAAGAATAATCAGATCCCATAGAAGCAACGCTTCGCCAGAGGAAGAATCTCATGAAAACAAACCGAGAAGCATGGAAAAGCaggaacaaaaagaagttCGAGGCGAAGCCAAGGTCAAGCAGCTCTCATCAAATAATAGAGCTGCTGAAACTCAAATTCCGTTTTTGCAACAAGAATTTTCCAgtgaggatgaagatgaggaatATGTTTACGACGAGGAATTGAACAAGACTTTCAATCGCACGGTGGAAGATATTACCATTGACGACATCTCTAGACATTTGGAAACCctggaaattgaaaaaaaaggtgatGATGAACCAGACCAGGAgctaaaggaaaaaaactgGAAAAACTCACACCAACGCCGTCTACAAAGCAATGGAATGTATAAAATTCCCTCCAATACGAAACCCCATCGCATAAGACAACCTCAAAACGCAAACGCGCCAACTTATGATGATAGTGATATATCAATGATTTCTCATgtttcaagaaaacatACAACAAGAAGTGGTGGAAGATGGTGA
- the BEM3 gene encoding GTPase-activating protein BEM3 (Rho GTPase activating protein (RhoGAP)~similar to YPL115C), translating into MTDNLTTTHGGSTTLELLAQYNDHRSKKDKSIEHIEKGTSSEKEKKPSYDEIFTENIKLKLQVQEHETEIESLKKVIDILQKNREASLEVVLEQVQNDSRDSYVAEQSFVLPPRSAERKAHIKSLNLPIPTLSPPLQQGSEVALETSVTPTVPQIDVTSNTSISRKHLQNMILSEEIEASSSFSSPKIVSRSVSSPTQIHSEQLASPAASVTYTTSRITIKSPNKGPKSPLQERLRSPQNPNRMTAVINNHLHSPLKASASNNLDELTESKNQQLPNNSIQKNDRAYSSVTSSAYTTGTPSSIVKSPSPLLEVKEGENKTLGFSPASKEKLDDFTQLLDSSFGEEDLVNNDVKDPVSIKSKMNESLPPPPAPPTFFSPTSNGNMKNATPLSSHLASPVILNKKDDSFGSKCAKNLKKPPLTSSLPNSSTKLSTVNQNASLSPNPPAESSSKQKQSVEAASIHSTNTTNTFGSTPQGSLKTFRRPHASSVSTVKSAAQSLKSDIPLFVQPEDFGTIQIEVLSTLYRDNEDDLSILIAIIDRKSGKEMFKFSKSIHKVRELDVYMKSHVPDLPLPTLPDRQLFQTLSPTKVDTRKNILNQYYTSIFSVPEFPQNVGLKIAQFISTDTVMTPPMMDDNVKDGSLLLRRPKTLTGNSTWRVRYGILRDDVLQLFDKNQLTETIKLRQSSIELIPNLPEDRFGTRNGFLITEHKKSGLSTSTKYYICTETSKERELWLSAFSDYIDPSQTSSLSNSRNANEVDSASHLSVGTHHSKFGNASTSSTETPSYVTDLTREYNSNNSISNNNSYTANSDGIDSNSSSYSNFLSSSTTDEEKDSRRAKMRSLFPFKKLTGPASAMNHIGITMSNDSDSPTSPDSIIKSPSKKLMEVPTSSNSSPVPHSSTTIFGSSLETCLRLSSHKYQNVYDLPSVVYRCLEYLYKNRGIQEEGIFRLSGSSTVIKTLQERFDKEYDVDLCRYNENIEAKDDETSPSLYIGVNTVSGLLKLYLRNLPHLLFGDEQFLSFKRVVDENHNNPVQISLGFKELIESGLVPHANLSLMYALFELLVRINENSKFNKMNLRNLCIVFSPTLNIPISMLQPFITDFVCIFQGGDPVKEEEREKVDIHIPQV; encoded by the coding sequence ATGACAGACAATCTGACGACTACACATGGTGGTAGTACCACCCTTGAATTGTTAGCGCAGTACAATGACCACAGGTCCAAAAAGGATAAATCAATAGAACATATAGAAAAAGGAACATCTtcagaaaaggaaaaaaagccTTCTTACGATGAAATCTTCACGGAAAATATTAAGCTAAAACTACAAGTCCAAGAACATGAGACTGAAATTGagagtttgaaaaaagtcattgatattttgcaaaaaaatagggAAGCTTCCCTAGAAGTGGTACTGGAGCAAGTCCAAAATGACTCAAGAGATTCATATGTTGCTGAACAATCATTTGTGTTACCTCCGAGATCTGCTGAAAGGAAAGCACATATTAAAAGTCTAAATTTGCCAATACCGACATTGTCTCCTCCATTACAACAAGGTTCAGAGGTTGCACTCGAAACAAGTGTAACGCCCACAGTACCCCAAATAGATGTTACATCGAATACTTCAATAAGTAGGAAACATTTACAGAACATGATACTAAGCGAAGAAATAGAGGCAAGTAGTAGCTTCTCATCTCCCAAAATTGTTAGTAGATCTGTTTCAAGTCCTACACAAATACATTCGGAACAGTTGGCCAGCCCGGCTGCTTCAGTCACTTACACGACGTCTAGGATAACTATAAAATCGCCCAACAAAGGTCCCAAATCTCCATTGCAAGAACGTTTGCGTTCGCCTCAAAATCCCAACAGAATGACGGCTGTCATCAACAACCATTTGCATTCTCCATTGAAAGCCAGTGCCTCTAATAATTTAGATGAGCTGACCGAAAGTAAAAATCAACAACTACCTAATAACTCGATACAAAAGAATGACCGCGCTTATTCTTCTGTAACATCCTCTGCATATACCACTGGAACCCCTTCTTCAATAGTCAAAAGCCCATCACCTCTTTTGGAAGTCAAAGAGGGCGAAAACAAGACTTTGGGTTTCTCTCCAGCATCCAAGGAGAAACTTGATGACTTCACCCAATTACTTGACTCATCATTTGGCGAAGAAGATCTAGTCAATAATGACGTTAAAGATCCCGTGTCTATAAAATCCAAGATGAATGAATCTTTACCTCCACCTCCAGCACCtccaacttttttttcacctaCTTCTAATGGGAATATGAAAAACGCTACCCCTCTATCAAGTCATTTGGCTTCTCCGGTCATCTTGAATAAAAAGGATGACTCTTTTGGTTCAAAATGcgcaaaaaatttgaagaaaccTCCATTAACTTCTTCGCTTCCCAACTCTTCTACAAAGTTGTCTACAGTAAATCAAAATGCCTCTCTTTCTCCAAACCCTCCTGCGGAAAGTTCgtcaaaacaaaaacaatcTGTAGAAGCGGCATCCATCCATTCAACCAATACCACGAATACATTTGGCTCAACGCCCCAGGGTTCCTTGAAGACATTCAGAAGACCTCACGCAAGTAGTGTAAGCACAGTGAAGTCTGCCGCTCAAAGTCTTAAATCGGATATTCCATTATTCGTTCAACCAGAGGATTTTGGTACCATCCAAATTGAAGTATTGAGCACACTGTATAGGgacaatgaagatgatttaTCAATCTTAATTGCAATTATAGACAGAAAATCCGGTAAAGAGAtgtttaaattttcaaaatccaTTCATAAAGTCCGCGAATTGGATGTATACATGAAATCACATGTCCCTGATTTGCCATTGCCCACGTTACCTGATAGACAATTGTTCCAAACTTTATCACCTACAAAAGTCGATACGAGAAAGAACATTTTGAACCAGTATTATACAAGCATATTCAGTGTCCCTGAATTCCCACAAAATGTTGGCCTAAAAATTGCTCAATTTATTAGTACAGATACAGTAATGACACCTCCAATGATGGATGATAATGTGAAAGATGGGTCGCTTTTGCTGAGAAGGCCAAAGACTCTAACAGGTAATAGTACATGGAGAGTTCGATACGGTATCTTACGTGATGATGTTTTACAATTGTTTGACAAAAACCAGTTGACTGAGACTATCAAATTGAGACAATCTTCCATAGAACTTATCCCCAATCTTCCTGAAGATAGATTTGGGACGAGAAATGGGTTTTTGATTACTGAGCACAAGAAAAGCGGACTGTCAActtcaacaaaatattatatttgtACCGAAACGTCGAAGGAACGTGAATTATGGCTTTCTGCGTTTAGTGATTACATTGATCCTTCACAaacttcatcattatctAACTCGAGGAATGCAAACGAGGTAGATTCTGCGTCTCACTTGAGCGTGGGTACACATCATTCCAAATTTGGAAACGCATCTACCTCATCAACCGAGACTCCATCGTATGTCACTGATTTGACGCGAGAATACAACAGTAATAACAGCATTAGTAATAACAACAGTTACACGGCTAACAGCGATGGTATTGACTCAAATTCATCCTCTTACTCTAATTTCCTCTCAAGTTCAACCACGGATGAGGAGAAAGATAGCAGGAGAGCCAAAATGAGAAGTTTATTCCCATTTAAAAAGTTAACCGGCCCAGCGAGCGCAATGAACCATATAGGTATTACAATGTCAAATGATTCGGATTCTCCTACATCTCCTGACTCTATCATTAAGTCTCCAAGCAAAAAGTTAATGGAGGTACCCACTTCATCGAATTCTTCTCCAGTGCCGCATTCATCCACTACAATATTTGGCTCGTCACTAGAAACATGTCTAAGATTAAGTTCACATAAGTACCAAAACGTTTACGATTTACCGAGTGTAGTCTATCGTTGTTTAGAGTATCTTTATAAGAACCGTGGTATCCAGGAAGAAGGTATATTTAGACTAAGCGGGTCCAGTACAGTTATCAAAACTTTACAAGAAAGGtttgataaagaatatGATGTGGATTTGTGTCGCtacaatgaaaatattgaagCTAAAGATGATGAGACGTCCCCAAGTCTTTACATTGGTGTGAATACTGTGAGTGGATTACTGAAATTGTACTTGAGAAACTTGCCTCATTTACTATTCGGTGATGAGCAATTTTTGTCGTTTAAAAGGGTAGTTGATGAAAACCATAATAATCCTGTTCAAATATCATTAGGATTTAAGGAACTCATTGAGTCTGGCCTAGTTCCCCACGCTAATCTATCATTGATGTATGCTCTTTTTGAACTGCTGGTAAGGATTAACGAGAATAGTAAATTTAATAAGATgaatttgagaaatttaTGCATCGTATTTTCTCCAACTCTGAATATTCCAATTAGTATGCTTCAACCATTCATCACCGACTTTGTGTGTATATTTCAAGGCGGAGACCCAgttaaagaagaggaaagGGAGAAAGTAGATATACATATTCCCCAAGTTTGA